One part of the uncultured Bacteroides sp. genome encodes these proteins:
- the menB gene encoding 1,4-dihydroxy-2-naphthoyl-CoA synthase, with translation MEERKWETIKEYEDILFEFYNGIAKITINRPRYRNAFTPTTTGEMSNALTICRECADISVVVITGAGDKAFCSGGDQNVKGKGGYIGKDGVPRLSVLDVQKQIRSIPKPVIAMVNGYAIGGGHVLQVVCDLSIASENAIFGQTGPRVGSFDAGFGASYLARCVGQKKAREIWFLCKQYNAQEALDMGLVNKVVPLDKLEDEVVEWAETMMMHSPLALRMIKAGLNAELDGQSGIQELAGDATLLYYLTEEAQEGKNAFLEKRKPDFKQFPKFP, from the coding sequence ATGGAAGAAAGAAAATGGGAAACCATAAAGGAATATGAAGATATTCTTTTTGAGTTTTATAATGGAATTGCAAAGATAACAATCAACCGTCCTCGTTATAGAAATGCATTTACTCCTACAACAACAGGAGAAATGAGTAATGCACTTACAATCTGCCGCGAATGTGCTGACATTAGTGTTGTTGTTATCACTGGTGCCGGAGATAAGGCGTTTTGTTCAGGAGGCGACCAGAATGTAAAAGGTAAAGGTGGGTATATTGGCAAAGACGGTGTGCCTCGTTTGAGCGTGCTTGATGTACAAAAACAGATTCGTTCAATTCCTAAACCTGTTATTGCAATGGTGAACGGTTATGCCATTGGTGGCGGTCATGTGCTTCAGGTGGTATGTGACCTTTCAATAGCTTCTGAGAATGCAATTTTCGGTCAGACTGGTCCTCGTGTTGGTAGTTTCGATGCCGGATTCGGCGCTTCTTATTTGGCACGTTGCGTAGGACAGAAGAAAGCTCGTGAAATCTGGTTCCTTTGCAAACAATATAATGCTCAGGAAGCTTTGGATATGGGGCTAGTAAATAAAGTTGTTCCTCTTGACAAACTTGAAGATGAAGTAGTGGAATGGGCAGAAACAATGATGATGCACAGTCCTTTGGCTTTACGTATGATTAAGGCCGGATTGAATGCCGAACTTGATGGTCAGAGCGGAATTCAGGAATTGGCTGGTGACGCCACTCTTTTGTATTATCTTACAGAAGAAGCTCAGGAAGGTAAAAATGCGTTCCTTGAAAAACGTAAACCCGACTTTAAACAATTTCCAAAATTTCCTTAG
- the menD gene encoding 2-succinyl-5-enolpyruvyl-6-hydroxy-3-cyclohexene-1-carboxylic-acid synthase encodes MYSNKKNVLQLAALLREYGIDHVVVSPGSRIAPLTQTFSQHPAFKCFTVVDERSAAFFALGLIQKINRPVAVCCTSGTALLNFGSAVAEAFYQQLPLLVISADRPAAWIGQMDGQTLPQPGIFNTLVKKSVQLPEPVTEEDEWYCNRLINEALLELNHHGKGPVQINVPLSEPLFEFTTEELPQVRAIRYSGGYLKPLDNSEYFRNQWAKSSKRMIIVGQLLPDEKVRKAIEEVAKKWDCVILAEHISNVSSCPVIGNFDQIIYALPDDKWDEFTPDLLIYFGGHIVSKRIKKFLRKQRPAQHWHVSLDGSVPDLFQSLTDVIEMDETFFSLLGSPNEQEMASYSLLWKNKSDELKSKRNAFTAAMPYSDLFVLNNLLPLLPEKAALQLGNSSSIRNAQLFDLNADIPVYCNRGTSGIDGSMSTAVGFAAIHPDLTFLVIGDLSFFYDVNGLWNKHINKNLRIMLVNNGGGEIFHLLPGLNKAESLDDHISYRHNTVAKEWAQAMGFSYLSAENETELKENIITFVSSTSEKPILLETITSMEVNAEVFKAYYHNLK; translated from the coding sequence ATGTATTCGAATAAGAAAAATGTTCTTCAGTTGGCTGCGCTGTTGCGCGAATATGGTATTGATCACGTGGTGGTTTCTCCCGGATCACGCATAGCTCCCCTTACTCAGACGTTTTCACAGCATCCGGCATTCAAATGCTTTACGGTGGTGGATGAACGGAGTGCTGCTTTCTTTGCATTAGGTCTTATTCAGAAAATTAATCGTCCGGTGGCTGTGTGCTGTACCTCGGGTACTGCTTTACTAAACTTTGGATCGGCTGTGGCTGAGGCTTTTTATCAACAATTGCCTCTACTTGTTATCTCTGCCGACCGTCCTGCTGCCTGGATAGGACAGATGGATGGACAAACACTTCCTCAACCCGGGATATTTAATACTTTGGTAAAGAAGTCCGTCCAACTTCCCGAACCTGTTACCGAGGAGGATGAATGGTATTGCAACCGCCTCATTAACGAGGCTTTGCTGGAACTGAATCATCACGGTAAGGGGCCGGTACAGATCAATGTTCCGCTTTCTGAACCTCTTTTTGAATTTACTACCGAAGAACTTCCGCAGGTAAGGGCGATACGATATTCGGGCGGTTATCTCAAGCCTTTGGATAATAGTGAATATTTCCGCAATCAATGGGCAAAGAGCAGTAAACGAATGATTATTGTTGGTCAGCTTTTACCCGATGAAAAGGTGAGAAAAGCCATTGAAGAGGTTGCTAAGAAATGGGATTGTGTGATTTTGGCAGAACATATATCAAATGTTTCTTCCTGCCCCGTAATTGGCAATTTCGATCAGATAATATATGCTCTTCCAGATGATAAATGGGATGAGTTTACTCCTGATTTACTGATTTACTTTGGTGGGCATATAGTTTCCAAACGAATAAAGAAATTCCTCAGAAAGCAACGCCCGGCTCAGCACTGGCATGTTTCTCTGGATGGTTCTGTTCCCGATCTTTTCCAATCGCTGACGGACGTGATTGAAATGGATGAAACGTTTTTCTCACTGCTGGGTTCTCCCAATGAACAGGAAATGGCTTCTTACAGTTTGCTCTGGAAGAATAAATCGGATGAACTGAAAAGTAAAAGAAATGCGTTTACGGCAGCTATGCCTTACTCTGATTTGTTTGTGCTGAATAATCTTTTGCCTCTTTTACCGGAAAAGGCTGCTTTGCAACTGGGTAACAGTTCTTCTATCCGTAACGCTCAGCTTTTTGATTTAAATGCAGATATTCCGGTTTATTGTAATAGAGGGACAAGTGGGATAGACGGCTCTATGTCTACGGCTGTAGGATTTGCTGCAATTCATCCGGATCTTACGTTCCTGGTAATTGGCGATCTAAGCTTTTTTTATGATGTAAATGGGCTGTGGAATAAGCATATAAACAAGAACCTACGTATTATGCTGGTAAATAATGGAGGAGGAGAGATCTTCCATTTACTTCCCGGATTAAATAAGGCTGAATCATTAGACGATCATATCTCTTACAGGCATAATACTGTTGCCAAAGAGTGGGCTCAGGCCATGGGATTTTCTTATCTTTCGGCTGAAAATGAAACAGAATTAAAGGAGAATATTATTACTTTTGTGAGCAGCACCTCTGAAAAACCAATATTATTGGAGACAATAACGTCAATGGAGGTGAATGCCGAAGTATTTAAAGCATATTATCACAATCTAAAATAG
- a CDS encoding isochorismate synthase, producing MIGIEALIKQNKSFVIYRVPEEEPVLILQSAGPSFSLNELDELDGKRGFVFAPFRISDSSPLILMQPDVFIKGWKDINSYLSKEECAEDFLSEEEMGDCPQADNYDSYSQAFSSFISSLREKRFEKLVLSRTSVQPKNSSFSLEKALINACERYADAFVYLYHTPQTGTWLGSTPEILLSGKDEQWNTVALAGTLPFHRAVLPNAWSEKNIREQQLVVDYVRNQLTAFGVTPEEKGPFTVRAGELAHLKSEFSFALPGKARLGSLLSLLHPTPAVCGLPKEEAYRFILENEGYNRRYYSGFLGWINPDGKTDLYVNLRCMEIGASCLTLYAGGGLLSHSEMELEWKETEAKLQTMLAIIK from the coding sequence ATGATAGGAATTGAAGCACTTATCAAACAGAATAAAAGCTTTGTTATTTACAGGGTTCCGGAAGAGGAGCCTGTTTTAATTCTTCAGTCGGCTGGTCCCTCTTTTTCTTTAAATGAACTGGATGAACTGGACGGCAAGAGGGGGTTTGTCTTTGCTCCGTTTCGGATTTCAGACTCGTCTCCGCTTATACTTATGCAACCGGATGTTTTCATTAAAGGATGGAAGGATATAAATAGTTATCTATCGAAGGAGGAATGTGCGGAGGATTTCTTGTCTGAAGAAGAAATGGGAGATTGCCCGCAAGCGGATAATTACGATTCTTATTCACAGGCTTTTTCTTCGTTTATATCTTCGCTACGAGAAAAAAGATTTGAGAAACTGGTGTTGTCGCGTACTTCCGTGCAGCCTAAGAACTCTTCTTTTTCTCTTGAAAAGGCTCTGATCAATGCTTGTGAACGATATGCTGACGCATTTGTTTATCTATATCATACCCCTCAAACGGGGACCTGGCTGGGTAGTACGCCCGAGATTCTGCTTTCCGGAAAGGATGAGCAATGGAATACGGTAGCTCTTGCAGGAACTTTGCCTTTTCATCGGGCTGTTTTGCCGAATGCCTGGAGCGAGAAAAATATCCGTGAGCAACAATTGGTTGTAGATTATGTTAGGAATCAGTTAACTGCTTTTGGTGTAACTCCTGAAGAAAAGGGTCCTTTTACGGTTCGTGCCGGTGAATTGGCACATCTTAAGAGTGAATTCTCTTTTGCATTACCGGGAAAAGCTCGCTTAGGCAGTTTGCTTAGTTTACTGCATCCCACACCGGCGGTTTGCGGACTCCCCAAAGAGGAGGCGTATCGGTTTATATTGGAGAATGAAGGGTATAACCGTCGTTACTATTCCGGTTTTTTAGGATGGATTAATCCCGATGGAAAGACGGATTTGTATGTAAATTTGCGTTGCATGGAGATTGGCGCTTCTTGTCTTACTCTATATGCCGGAGGGGGATTGTTATCTCATTCGGAGATGGAGCTGGAATGGAAAGAGACGGAGGCAAAACTTCAGACCATGTTGGCGATAATTAAATAA